The following is a genomic window from Zerene cesonia ecotype Mississippi chromosome 13, Zerene_cesonia_1.1, whole genome shotgun sequence.
ggtttaaattattgtgaCTTCAATTAAGTAGAAACGgcattaaaatcttaaaatgaaatgacatAATATGACTTTTTCGTCTTCAATAAACACTTCACTATGAACTTTAAAGTGTAGTGTGTTCAATCGTAAACAATAATGCTAAAGCTGGCGAGAAGTTGAAATACAAACACTTTTGTTTAGATTTCAAATGTGGTGGTTATAGGTCACTTTGAAAGTTCAATAAAGGCGTTTGTTTGCAGATTACATTATCGAATGCAAATTTCTATATTTGCATCATCCTTTTCCACACAATTAATGCGTTTGCTATGTGTTAaactatttatgtttatatcatGATATTTGGACCGTACATTCAAACTAAGACttacttttaatgttattatatgtaaaagtcatgtaattttaagaacttactcacatatataataaataccaagtatgtaacatataaaaagctGTATATCGACATGTAAATTAAGGCTATACTTATTATTAgtgattaaaaattcaataagacATGTTATCAATgcagatatttaaatttttcatttactttatacctagaaaatgaattttttagaCGTCATatcaacattatatataaaaatatttatactctatataaaattacttatacaatattattttatttagttaaataacattttgtggAAAAATAATGGCAATTAATAATCGTgtttccttatttttaaatgaatactaGCTGACTGGCAAACTGGTAACTTATCGCTTAGACAATTATATAGTTTACCACTTGTTCTCAAATCTTcccaatattaatatgaaatagcGTAAAAATAGCTGTTTCCGAgaagtatggtaactaacgcTGTGACGCGAAAAAAAGCTCATTTGCTTAACTATATACCTGATGcctgattaaatatttgattcctaattatgaaatcaaaatgcattttataattggatttatgataataacatATGCACacttttaaactaatatattatatcgaaCGGTAGTAGTTAAAGTTTatgttaacttttaaatatcaatctAATAAATGTGCAGGTATGTCCGTTCATAATTCCATCGAATTTATTCTGACGAAGCATGTGGTGCAATACCACCCAGAGGTGGTAGGTGGCACGGGTCTCCACCCGTATATATACTCCGATATACTACGTTAGATCAACATTGTCTAGTGCCTTCACCGACATTTCATTACAAACATGAAAACCATTGTAAGTGTCAGTGCTTAGTTTTGCTTGGTATCAGTGACCTTTTGATTACGTTGTGACCTATTGGCAAAGCGAGAAGCTATGgaaaaaattgtaatcatTATTAATGTGCTGCGAGTGTAATTGACTGGATATACTTTAATAGTTCACGGATTTTGAGACTTCTTTTTAGTCAAGGAATTTTTTTGggaaaaaatcattttataacacaaaaatattgcttttttgGTGTggtaaagaattaaaaaggtgttaattttatttcagattgCATTATCTCTTTTGGCGGTCGCTCTCGCCGCTCCTCAAGGACAAGAGCCTATCGCCATCCTCCGTCAGGACAGCAACATCAACCCGGATGGTTCATTCCAGTACTCCTACGAAACCGCCAACGGCATCTCTGCTAATACCAACGGTGCCTTGAGAAACATTGGTGCTGAAGAGCCTGCCCTCCAAATTCAAGGGGATGTGAGCTATACTAGCGACGATGGTACCCCCATCCAGCTGACCTACACGGCCGATGAGAACGGTTTCCAACCACAGGGCGCCCACTTACCCACCCCTCCCCCAGTCCCGGCTGACATCCAACGCGCTCTCGCCTATCTTGCAACAGCTCCACCCCAACCACAACAATAAACTCCCTACTTCCTAGTTAGTAAAAGTGATGTCAACGGAGGGATTTTACAATCAGTAATGTTGCCCTAGTATTTTGaagtgatatatttaataactttgtatataataatgactttttatactgtttaatgtaaatacttttgtacaaaaaacttttttattttgctccTTTCCTTTTGTAGTCTGAGAAGCCTATCAGTATCAGTCGTTAGCTCCATCTAGCGTCATACTAAGGAAGCAGTACcaataaaaggaaattaaaattcaatataagaTTCACAAAAATAAGCATAAATTTATCACGACTTCTTAGTTTAGATAGCCAACCTTAGATGGCATTGCTAGTTTAGTTAATctcatcaaatattttataatttttctgcaatttgataaattgagggaaacatattttattaataatatcacagTTTTTGAACTTGTATAAGAATTTTTCTactaatcaaaaatataataatacaaatgtatattatatacagatactaataaacaatatatatatgcatattgtatatatttcaagTAACTTGTAACATTCATAGTAgccgaaataaaataatatttccagTTTTTAAAAGTGATGACCATTTCGGTCACGATATTGGGAAAACAAAGAAAAGGAATGCACCGATCtaccaattattataaaacacaataaattaataggtGCATATACATTCGAAAATAGAATAACTTGATTTATTTGCGcgcttaaattatattgcaacAAATATGAATCATACATCGGTTCATAGAAAATGACATAGAGACTCCACAAAAGCACAAGATTCGCGACTGCACATAATATTCTTCGACCCGCTGACCTCTTTGGAGGTGGTAATAATAGTCGTTGACATTTAAACGGAACTAGTTTTAGAGGCCTGCGGGCGCTTCTGCCGCCACGACAGACAATATTTTCTAGTTTTGCAGATTTATGATTTGATCGTATAATAGATCATACCttacataacaatttatttcaaatatttgcaCTAGTCTAGACACAAAAAGACTTCAGGTCCGCATCATAAAATTTGACCGAAATATGCTCCCTCTACCTGTACTTTCGAATACCGAAATCGAAAgacagttattttaattattgttaagaaTTACGCAAAGGCCTTTTATCTTAGTCTATTTGCAGGAATTTACTTATATTCccttatataattacatataggtCTTATTTAAACTGGAGATAAACAATCAAAAGACCTGTCACATAAGTTAgacgataatatttattaaatgggAGGGACTCGGGCATGGTTCGTCTTCGAATTCGGCTTAGAAACAAACCTCACACTGGGGAAGTACTACAACCCACAgtagatcggcgtgaaatagaagcATATAAATGCTATTTTGTACGAtgagtgggagagccggaggccgTAAACTTTTCCACACCTTTCTCAGTACATTCCATTAATCACATCaaaaatcctttcttcatcGTCATCTCGTTATCTGAGACCCTATCCCTGCAAacgttcatgggcagtggtgatcgtttaGTATAAGTCAAACCACCAATTCTGTTGCTTGCTTTGTCATAGTAAATAATCcatcattcattattatatattttttgtttttaaacattgaagataggattttttaattattcataaatcgAAGGTCTATTGATTCGACCACAATCATTCATCtatgaataatttcattgCCCTTAACTGCTTTAtgtgtaaattaaaacaaatttaaatcattttccGTGATGATATCAAAGctattaaaactgttatacCTATAcataactgttattttttgctgttaaagatatattatattgcttacaaaatttgtatataaaaattagacGTTTACCGCAACGTGAAGACGCATCCTTGACACACTACACAAGTATTTACCTAGCAATATGTGTGTGGGTGCATATTGtctttacaaaacattttaacagaagtatgaatatttatatcatatttcaataatctTCTATATCATTTTTGTTGCGCTTAGTGAGGTTCATCTAATGTCTgtacaaataaagaaagagGAAGTGTGCTTGTTATCTGATATtgcaaaacaattaatatagcatctgaaaataaagtatttaaaagaatttatattagttcCGGCTTATcttctaaattattaataagtttgaCTAAATAAACTCGCATAACGTGGAGGAAAACGAAAGTGATAAACGTTTGAGACAAAACATAATGTATTGCATTCAGACGGCCGGCATGTCTCGAGAAAAATATgaagcttttttattattaatttgaaggtAAACGAGCATAAACTTCACGTGATGAGATCATAATGTGACATTCTCACACAAAGTAATTGGAAACATTGGCCCGTAGTTCCTAATGCACATTGGTACAGAAGttacagtataaataattatttacaagaaataacttttaaaatgtcttCGAATTGAAATAGagctagaccaaattttaacCCTCGGAAGGCATCACttgacaattaaaaaatgatatcatCGAAATCGATTCACAAAGTCGAGAATTCTGGGTTTCAAACACCAAAAAAATGTATCCCTCCTTCTTTTTTACGTTGGTTGAAAAAGAGGAACTTTAATGAAGTTCCACCAGTTTCCTGTCCTATTTTTACTTGAGcatttaatttgaatcaaCTGTAGCTGTTCATTCATTTTGAATACTAACTTGTTCATATTTTGATTCGAATAGTTCACTAACTATACTCATTAATTAGTAGTTATTCATTTCAGAAAAATATACtttggattatttttaaattaataataatgaacaaaaaaaagagGCTTAGCGCATAAGTTTgagcataatatttatttaatgaaaaagtcgaacacgcttcggAAGGCATTAAGCCACCTCATACTGGGGAATACACTCTCCCGAGAAGGgttgttttcatatatttattattgtatcttaataaaaaaataataaggtaCATTAGCATGTGGCACTTTGAAATGtatcgttatatttttatttacgccATTTACATAgcaaacaaaatgttaaatataaaattgacttAGTAACCTACACATCAAAGATTTATGATCTTCAAACAAGGatgagataaattatttagatcaattttaattaagtacatttacatttttctgccgtttattattaaaacatttggaataccagtttttaatatatttttttaggtaaAAGTCTATTGTTGGGTTTAAAAAATGCCGCCtttgtaaaatatgatatcACTTTTTgctattcatttaaataatatttcgaatATTATCCCCTGAGATGTTAATAGTAGCAGAATtaacgtttattaaaataagccGGTAAATGTATAAGGGGCATAAATTTTTGTTCTGAGTAGTATGACTTCTTGTGTTTTAAGCAGAGACTGATATGTATAAAGGTTTGAATTCTGTAATGCCACCTACaaggaaaaatattaacagaCAACATaggtaaaataacaaaaggaGGTTTTAAATTCTGATTCGGCATCTGAACCGATGAATAGTTATGTTTAGCCTTTGGGGAACTTTGTGCAAAAACAAATGAGGATACAATACACCCTGTATTGTATACATTGTGTACATTGTATCATGTGCTGATGCgatgtatttgaaaaattgttataaatggtTTTGAGCCTGAACATGGTttcgataatttattttcgattagattatatctttaactatatattttgaatccGTTTTAGCGTTTTTCATGCTAAATATGCCTAAagaatctttataaaatatgtcactggtttttatttctttatattacgAACTGCTTTGATGACGGGGTAAGTTAATACACAcgttggatttttttttaaaagaaacagaAAAACAGTACAGGGTTtgatcaaaaatttatattcaatcgctagttgaatgtttgttaaacGGAAAATAACGCTAGATTTCATAGATACCAAACAAGGCAGCTCAGTGTCAGAAACAAGAATCGACAAATTGTTACAACTAGCCACTTTTATACTTTGGAccagctcacaccggggaagtaccaaaCCCCACAGAAAACTTTTTCCATTCCTTCTTCCTCTTGACAATCCTTTACTACCTTTGGGAATGTTTATGGGCCATGGGGAGCGCTAACCATCAGACGAAACACTAGGTCCATTGCCcgctataacaaaaaatgccCCCCTCGCTTTCCTACTTTAATTGCATAAATCGATAGGGTCTGGACAATAGAATCGGGGATGGATGGATTACATATCCAACACCCGGTGCAGCTGGCCCGTTAACGGGTAGCCACCAAGGAGGGCGCGGACGTAtactaaccagctcccgtgaccCCTTCACTAAAGCGGCTTGACGGAACATAGTGGGgctttagtcggtaggaatccgactaCGGCTCCTTTCTCCAGGGGCTGTGAGTATAGATTTTCCCACGAAAAGAAGGGTCAAAGGGTCAATTATAAGAATGACCTCTTCCACTATAAGGCAAATGTGGTTACTATACAATCATCATCAATACAAGgaggaatattaaaaacacaaaattttataccatTAATCAGCAATTTCaattgtaaaagtaaaatgtaaaaatgaacATATTAGTTACATGTTACACGTAGTTAACttgataagaaaattaaattagacaAATTATTACATGTCACATCATaacatctatatttatactcACATTAATCTTTCTATGAATTAATAGCTAATGCGTGGGATGAAATTGACACTCTGCGCAAAATAGATcgtgacatttttaaaacatcaaaatcgtATCAAACaagtttttgatttatttgtgtttacgTTCTACTCCCGGAAACCGTTTGATATGATAAGTACAAAGATtgctgtaaaattaattatactgtGAGATTATGTGACAATGTCTAATGCTAATgcttaaattcttaaattgtcgttaatcaaatatataatgcgTTTGGAATATTGTAGGTATTCCTTGATTTATAGTATTCATTCCATTATCCTTTCAGAGGATTTCATTAAACTCGGCGTAGTATACAGTATACACtcctcataaataaaaacaaataattgtcaAATGACTGATCAAATAAgacatgtttttgtatttgatacaGATAAGTCaaggattttataaattaaaatttttaattcttgaaGAATATCTGGTCACGGGGGTCGCGCGACAAGTAGCTACAGATTATTAtgatctaatattatttaaatgagtatACCAGAAAGCAGCTTTACTTCAAACTATTCGTTATTAGTATACACAGCGAAGACACGTATTAGCTTATCTCGCagattaaatttcatattgaatAGGATCTATAAGAGTTTATCCATTAAGTTGCAATAAATAGGTGATATTATTGCG
Proteins encoded in this region:
- the LOC119831159 gene encoding larval cuticle protein LCP-17-like; translation: MKTIIALSLLAVALAAPQGQEPIAILRQDSNINPDGSFQYSYETANGISANTNGALRNIGAEEPALQIQGDVSYTSDDGTPIQLTYTADENGFQPQGAHLPTPPPVPADIQRALAYLATAPPQPQQ